Part of the Bubalus bubalis isolate 160015118507 breed Murrah chromosome 9, NDDB_SH_1, whole genome shotgun sequence genome is shown below.
TCTACCAataaaaaatactggagggggtgtggacaaaagggaaccctcctgcactgtcgATGGGCATGTAAGTTATTggagtcactatggaaaacagtatggagggtcctcaaaacagtaaaaatagaattgacatataatccagcaattctacttctaggcatatatccagggaatagtgtaatttgaaaagatatatgcaccccagcagtcattgcagcactatttacaatagccaagacatggaatatatatatatatatatatatatatatattcaataaccTGTGACAAAACCATGatgcaaaagaatatgaaaaataatgtgtgctgctgctgctatatatatatatatatatatatatatatatatatatatataaaacaatcactttgctgtacagtagaaagtgatactacattgtaaatcaactatacttcactcaagtaaattttaaaaaaggaagaatagcACCTTCTGCTTCTGAGGTTTTGAGCCCTATAATCATGAGTATTTCTTCAGCCCCAGGACAATTGGACCTTATATAACTGACATTCCAGTGATTCTTTTCAAAGCcctctttatgtctttatttctgagactgtagatgaaggggttcagcatgggtgtgACCACTGTGTACATCACTGAGGCGATTGCACTTGAGTGTGAGCTGTAGGTACCTGTGGAGCTAAGGTACACTCCTAAGATAGTacaataaaataaggaaacaattgaGAGATGAGATGCACAGGTAGAAAATGCTTTATACTTCCCATGGGCTGATGACATTCCTCGTATGGAGGAAACTATCTTAGAGTATGAGTAAAGAATACCAGTGAGGGAAGCACCACCCAACGTCCCAGCTGCAAAATACATCACCATGTCGTTCAGAAATGTGTCAGAACAGGCAAGTCGAACCACTTGAttaatttcacagaaaaaatGGGGGATTTCCACGTCTGTACAGAAGGACAGCCACAACATCATTAAGCTTTGGCTTAAGGAATTCAGGGCACTCATCACCCAGGACACCAGCACCAGCAGTGCACAGAGCCGGGGATTCATGATAACCATGTAGTGGAGAGGCTGACAGATGGCCATGAAGCGATCAT
Proteins encoded:
- the LOC112587092 gene encoding olfactory receptor 7A17-like, whose product is MQSIYCRIQLGFQSQFLRNFVMLIFFPGSHLHHMEPVNDTQISEFLLLGLSNEPELQPLIYGLFLSTYLTTVFGNLLIILAVSSDTHLHTPMYFFLSNLSFVDICFISTTIPKMLNNIQTQSKVITYEGCITQIYFFLFFAALENFLLTVMAYDRFMAICQPLHYMVIMNPRLCALLVLVSWVMSALNSLSQSLMMLWLSFCTDVEIPHFFCEINQVVRLACSDTFLNDMVMYFAAGTLGGASLTGILYSYSKIVSSIRGMSSAHGKYKAFSTCASHLSIVSLFYCTILGVYLSSTGTYSSHSSAIASVMYTVVTPMLNPFIYSLRNKDIKRALKRITGMSVI